Genomic window (Arthrobacter sp. StoSoilA2):
CCTTACGGCGACGGTTGGCTTTTTGAAGTAAAGCTGGCAGAAGCGGATGCAGTGGATTCCCTGCTCAGTGCATCGGAGTACGAACAGCAGGTAGGCTAAAGTTATCTGGCCCGCCCGGCTGCGTTCTTTTAGCCAAGGACGCGGGAAGGCGGGCCAGCAACCGATTTGCCCGGCGGTACCGGGAGGCGGAAGTGGCTGGCGGGGTTTGGAACTGCCGGCGGATGAGGAGGAAATTCCATGGTTGGCGGAGAACAGAATCAAGCCAATGTCGGAAAGGGCGCGGAAGAGCAACCCACGTCGGAGACCACCTCGATCAGCATTACGCCAACGTGGGACGAGCCCAGGGTTGCACCCAGGCTTGCACCGGAAGAGCGCGCGTCCGTTGAAGCCCTTCCGCCGGACTCTGCCTTGCTCATCGCACACAGCGGACCAAACGCAGGAGCCCGCTTCCTTCTGGACGCCGATACCACTACTGCGGGCAGGCACCCCGACGCGGACATCTTCCTGGATGACGTCACGGTGTCCCGTAAGCATGTGGAATTCCACAGGACCCCAACGGGCTTCGAACTCGTGGATATGG
Coding sequences:
- a CDS encoding FHA domain-containing protein → MVGGEQNQANVGKGAEEQPTSETTSISITPTWDEPRVAPRLAPEERASVEALPPDSALLIAHSGPNAGARFLLDADTTTAGRHPDADIFLDDVTVSRKHVEFHRTPTGFELVDMGSLNGTYVNHDRVDRVQLKSGNEVQIGKFRLTYYLSPGRPAGQV